The DNA segment TTGAGCTTGCGCTCCTCGGTGACCGTGATGTTCGAGGCGCCGAGCTGGTACTTGCCCGAGTCGAGGCCGATGAACAGGTTCTCCCAGGAGGTGTTCTCCAGGACCGGCTCCAGGCCGAGGGTGCTGGCGATCGCGGCGGCGATGTCCGGCTCGTTGCCGATCAGCGTCTTGTTGTCGGTGGCGGCGAACGCGAGCGGCGGGAAGCCGGAGCCGGCCGCGCCGACGCCGATGACCAGCTTGCCGGCGGCGGCCACGTCCGGTGGCAGCAGCGCCGCGGCGGCGTCGTCCTTGGGCGGCAGGATCCGGTTCTGCTCCGGGCTGTCGTTGAACGTGACGACGGCGGCGCCCGAGGCGTCAGCGGCGGCGGGCACGGCGGCGGCCTCCTCCTCCGGCGCGGCGCAGGCGGTCAGGCTCAGGGTGACGGCGGCAAGGGCCAAGACCCATTTCGTACGCATGAAGGTTGTGCTCCGATTCCTTAGATGAGGACCTTGGACAGGAACGCCCGGGTCCGGTCGTGCTGGGGGTTGTCGAGCACCTGCGCGGGCGGGCCCTGCTCGACGATCTGGCCCTCGTCCATGAAGATCACGTTGTCGGCCGCCTCCCGGGCGAAGCCGATCTCATGCGTCACCACGATCATCGTGGTGCCGGTGGCCGCCAGGTCGCGCAGCACGTCGAGCACCTCGCCGACCAGTTCGGGGTCGAGCGCGGAGGTCGGCTCGTCGAAGAGGATCAGCTGCGGGTCCAGGGCGAGGGCACGGGCGATGGCGACGCGTTGCTGCTGCCCGCCGGAGAGCTGCCGCGGGTAGGCGTCGGCCTTGTCCGACAGCCCGACCCGGGTCAGCAGCTCGCGCGACTTCTCGTACACCTGCGCCTTGGGTCTGTGCAGGGCCGAGATGGGCGCCTCGGCGATGTTCTCGATCGCCGTCAGGTGCGGGAAGAGGTTGAAGTTCTGGAAGACGAAGCCGATGCCGGCCCGCTGCTTGAGGATCTGGCGTTCGCTGAGCTCGTGCAGCCTGCTGCCGGACTGCCGGTAACCGATCAGCTCGCCGCCGACCCGGACCAGGCCGCTGTCGACCTTCTCCAGATGGTTGATCGAGCGCAGCAGGGTGGACTTGCCGGAGCCGGACGGACCGAGGATGACCGTGACGGTGCCGGCCCGGGCGGTCAGGTCGACGCCGCGCAGCACGTGCAGCGCGCCGAACGACTTGTGGACGCCGGTCACCTCGACGACGGGAGTGGTGCTCATCTGCGGACCGCCGATCGGAGGCGCTGCAACGGGGTGGGCGGCAGCGTGCGGACGGCGCCGCGGGCGAAGTAGCGCTCGGTGTAGAACTGCAGGATCGACAGGGCGGCGGTGAGGATGACGTACCAGACCGTGGCGACCATCAGCAGCGGGACGACCCGGCCACTCCGTCCGTAGATCACCTGAACCTGATAGAAGAGCTCGCCGATCGCCAGCACGTACACGATGGATGTGCTCTTCAGAAGGTTGACCAGCAGGTTCGCGGCGTTCGGCAGGATCGCCCGCATCGCCTGCGGCACCACGATCCTGAAGAACTGACGGTGCTTGGGGATGCCCAGCGCGGCGGCCGCCTCGTGCTGTCCCTGGTCGACCGAGAGCAGGCCGGCGCGGATGATCTCACCGGCGAACGCGGCCTCGTGCAGGGCCAGGCCGAGCAGCGCGGCGCCGAACGGGCTGACCAGGTCGGCGGTGGCGAACGACCAGCCGGGACCGAACGGGATGCCGACCTGCAGCCGGTCGTAGAGGTAGCCGAGGTTCGCCCAGAACAGCAGCTGCACCAGCAGCGGCACGCTGCGGAACACCCAGATGTAGGCCCAGCTGACCGTGGAGAGCACCGGGTTCTTGGACAGCCGCATCGCCGCCAGGGGGATGCCGCCGAGGAAGCCGAGGATCGCGCCGGCGACGGTCAGCTGGAGGGTGACCAGCAGCGCCTCCATCACCGACTTCTCCAGGAAGTAGCCGGCGAAGGTGCTCCAGTCCCAGCCCGGGTTGGTGGCCAGGCCGTGCACGAATTGGGCGAGCAGCACCAGGACGAGCGCCGTGCCGGCCCAGCGCCACGGATGACGGGCGGGCACCACGACCAGAGTGGACGGCGGATCCGCGTTCTCAGATCGCGGTGGGGACAGGACGCTCATGCCGAAGAAGGTAGGCACCAGTCGACCTTACCCACAAGTCCTATCAGCTATATATGTTTAAACGCATCGTTACGACCCTTGCAGATATTCCATCAACACGATAGGAATAGCAGGTATTCCCGCCTCCCTCTGCCAGGAGCTTCAGTGACCACCTCCGTCGCACCCGCGCCGCCCGCCAGGACCGGCGCACCCGCCGCGCCCGGTGCCCTGGCGCCCGGTGGCGGCCTGCGCCGCCGCATAGCCCTGCGCCTCCTCGCGTTGTTCGCGCTCTACCTGCTCTGGGAGATCACCGCGCGGATCATGCGAAACCCGACCTTCATCCCGTCGCCCGCGGCGGTCTGGCACCAGCTCGTCGTCACCTCGTCGGTGCACGACGGCGTCCGCGGCTACAGCGGTCACCTGCTGATCGAGCACCTCGGCGTGAGCCTGCGGCGCATCGTGATCGGCTCGGCGATCGGCATCGCCGGCGGCCTGATCCTCGGCCTGCTGATGGGCACGATCTCCTGGCTGCGGGTGGTCACCGAGCCGGTGGTCACGTTCGTCCGGGCGCTGCCGCCGCTCGCCTACTTCAGCCTGTTCATCATCTGGTTCGGCATCGACGAGACCCCGAAGCTGTGGCTGCTCTCGATCGCCGCGCTGCCGCCCGTCGCGGTCGCCACCGCCTCGGCCGTGCACGGCGCTCCCACCGGGCTCGTCGAGGCGGCCCGGGCGCTCGGCGCCAAGAAGTGGCAGACCACGCGGGACGTGGTGCTGCCCAGCGCGCTGCCGGAGATCTTCACCGGCATCCGGCTCGCGGTCGGTGTCGCGTACTCGTCGGTGGTCGCCGCCGAGACGATCAACGGCGTCCCGGGCATCGGCGGCATGATCCGCGACGCGCAGCGCTACTCGCAGACCGACGTGGTCGTCCTCGGTCTGTTCGCCATCGGCCTCTCCGGCCTGCTCATCGATGCCGGGTTGCGGGTGGCCGAGAACCGGCTCATCCCGTGGCGCGGCCGTTCATAGATAGGGAATTCCCCATGCGCAAGATCATTTCTGTCCTGTCCGTCCTCGCGCTCGGCGCCGGCCTGGCGGCCTGCGGCGACGGTGCCGCCAGCGGTGGCGCCTCGCCCGAGGAGAAATCCATCCGGCTCGCCTACCAGGCGTTCCCCAGCGGCGACCTGATCGTCAAGAACCAGGGGCTGCTGGAGAAGGCGCTGCCCGACTACAAGATCACCTGGACGAAGTTCGACTCCGGCGCGAGCATCAACACCGCGTTCGTGGCGAAGAGCGTGGACATCGCGGCGATCGGCTCCAGCCCGGTCGCACGGGGGCTGTCGG comes from the Actinoplanes sp. OR16 genome and includes:
- a CDS encoding amino acid ABC transporter ATP-binding protein; protein product: MSTTPVVEVTGVHKSFGALHVLRGVDLTARAGTVTVILGPSGSGKSTLLRSINHLEKVDSGLVRVGGELIGYRQSGSRLHELSERQILKQRAGIGFVFQNFNLFPHLTAIENIAEAPISALHRPKAQVYEKSRELLTRVGLSDKADAYPRQLSGGQQQRVAIARALALDPQLILFDEPTSALDPELVGEVLDVLRDLAATGTTMIVVTHEIGFAREAADNVIFMDEGQIVEQGPPAQVLDNPQHDRTRAFLSKVLI
- a CDS encoding amino acid ABC transporter permease gives rise to the protein MPTFFGMSVLSPPRSENADPPSTLVVVPARHPWRWAGTALVLVLLAQFVHGLATNPGWDWSTFAGYFLEKSVMEALLVTLQLTVAGAILGFLGGIPLAAMRLSKNPVLSTVSWAYIWVFRSVPLLVQLLFWANLGYLYDRLQVGIPFGPGWSFATADLVSPFGAALLGLALHEAAFAGEIIRAGLLSVDQGQHEAAAALGIPKHRQFFRIVVPQAMRAILPNAANLLVNLLKSTSIVYVLAIGELFYQVQVIYGRSGRVVPLLMVATVWYVILTAALSILQFYTERYFARGAVRTLPPTPLQRLRSAVRR
- a CDS encoding ABC transporter permease, coding for MTTSVAPAPPARTGAPAAPGALAPGGGLRRRIALRLLALFALYLLWEITARIMRNPTFIPSPAAVWHQLVVTSSVHDGVRGYSGHLLIEHLGVSLRRIVIGSAIGIAGGLILGLLMGTISWLRVVTEPVVTFVRALPPLAYFSLFIIWFGIDETPKLWLLSIAALPPVAVATASAVHGAPTGLVEAARALGAKKWQTTRDVVLPSALPEIFTGIRLAVGVAYSSVVAAETINGVPGIGGMIRDAQRYSQTDVVVLGLFAIGLSGLLIDAGLRVAENRLIPWRGRS